From a region of the Zingiber officinale cultivar Zhangliang chromosome 10B, Zo_v1.1, whole genome shotgun sequence genome:
- the LOC122029134 gene encoding uncharacterized protein LOC122029134 produces the protein MANPPPKLQDPGNFSIPCKIGPELIPRAFYDLGASVSLLPYSLCKKLGLQNIKLTTMTLQLADHSCRYPMGVVEDVRVEVGGCIVPTDFIILDMEEDPKITIILGRTFLATAGAIIDVKGHKLSLEIGKKKIEFDLSDSSICNSSPQGHSIKINMHKVEECNSHENSPPANNMKYICPAQVKLKAQARALTLGGEPSFHGFSPH, from the coding sequence ATGGCGAATCCTCCACCGAAGCTTCAGGACCCAGGAAATTTCTCCATACCGTGCAAAATTGGTCCTGAACTCATACCAAGAGCCTTCTACGACTTGGGGGCTAGTGTCAGCTTGCTTCCGTACTCCTTGTGCAAGAAGCTGGGCCTCCAGAACATAAAATTGACCACTATGACACTTCAATTAGcggaccattcatgtagatatccGATGGGAGTAGTGGAAGACGTGCGAGTTGAAGTGGGTGGGTGTATAGTTCCCACAGATTTCATTATTTTAGACATGGAGGAAGACCCTAAGATAACAATCATCCTTGGAAGAACATTCCTTGCCACAGCCGGAGCCATCATCGATGTAAAAGGTCACAAGCTATCCTTAGAGATCGGTAAAAAAAAGATCGAGTTCGATTTATCAGATTCCTCCATCTGTAACTCCTCCCCTCAGGGACATTCTATCAAGATCAACATGCACAAAGTTGAGGAGTGCAATTCCCATGAGAATTCTCCTCCAGCAAACAACATGAAATACATTTGTCCTGCACAAGTGAAACTGAAGGCACAGGCTAGAGCATTAACCCTAGGTGGGGAGCCATCCTTCCACGGGTTTAGTCCGCATTAA